One window of Terriglobales bacterium genomic DNA carries:
- a CDS encoding trypsin-like peptidase domain-containing protein, translating to MKSLRVVLLAVLLAGAFYYLSNRQPAPAAVTHPILAGPAKLEITEAAAPQSFDSEEQTNITVYRKVLPAVVNITSKAVAFDFFYGEVPEQGQGSGFLLDRQGHILTNYHVIAGAQQLEVTLSNRSKYPARVVGVDRSHDLAVIQIAAQGLTPATLGDSKNLVVGQKVFAIGNPFGLNGTMTRGIISSIRSVRGPESYIDEAIQTDAAINPGNSGGPLLNSRGEVIGINTMIVGTAGQNSGVGFAVPINTAKAVLDDLVTLGRVRRPALGIRSLPIGPEAAQRMGLATDSGVLIVQLVPGGAAERAGLRAGNQRAYIGNTPIMLGGDLIVAMDGDAVEDASDISRIMNRHRAGDTVRVTIYRGKQKMDVNVTLGELREQT from the coding sequence ATGAAGTCCTTGCGAGTGGTTCTTCTGGCCGTCCTGCTGGCCGGAGCGTTCTATTACCTGAGCAACCGGCAACCTGCGCCGGCCGCGGTTACGCACCCCATCCTGGCGGGACCGGCCAAGCTCGAGATCACCGAGGCCGCCGCTCCCCAGTCGTTCGACTCCGAGGAGCAGACCAACATCACGGTGTACCGCAAGGTGCTGCCCGCGGTGGTCAACATCACCTCCAAAGCCGTGGCCTTCGACTTCTTTTACGGCGAGGTGCCGGAGCAGGGCCAGGGCTCGGGCTTCCTGCTCGACCGCCAGGGACACATCCTCACCAACTACCACGTGATCGCCGGGGCGCAGCAACTGGAGGTCACGCTTTCGAACCGCTCGAAGTATCCGGCGCGCGTGGTGGGGGTGGACCGCTCGCACGATCTGGCCGTCATCCAGATCGCGGCGCAGGGACTGACCCCGGCCACGCTGGGCGATTCCAAGAACCTGGTGGTGGGACAGAAAGTATTCGCCATCGGCAATCCCTTCGGACTGAACGGCACCATGACCCGCGGCATCATCAGCTCCATCCGCTCGGTGCGCGGGCCGGAATCCTACATTGACGAGGCCATCCAGACCGACGCGGCCATCAATCCCGGCAACTCCGGCGGGCCGCTGCTGAACTCGCGCGGTGAGGTCATCGGCATCAATACTATGATTGTCGGCACCGCGGGACAGAACTCCGGCGTGGGCTTCGCCGTGCCCATCAACACCGCCAAAGCCGTGCTCGACGACCTGGTGACGCTGGGGCGGGTGCGGCGCCCGGCGCTGGGCATCCGCAGCCTGCCCATCGGGCCGGAGGCGGCGCAGCGCATGGGCCTGGCCACGGATTCCGGGGTGCTCATCGTGCAGCTGGTCCCGGGCGGAGCGGCGGAGCGCGCCGGCCTGCGCGCCGGCAACCAGCGCGCCTACATCGGCAACACTCCCATCATGCTGGGCGGCGACCTGATCGTGGCCATGGACGGCGACGCGGTCGAGGACGCCAGCGACATCTCCCGCATCATGAACCGCCACCGCGCCGGCGACACCGTGCGCGTCACCATCTATCGAGGCAAACAGAAGATGGACGTCAACGTCACCCTGGGCGAGCTGCGCGAGCAGACATAG